The DNA segment CTCTGCGCGAGCGTCGACGATTTTGTCACGCACGTCCATAACGCCGATTACGCGGTGACATGGGAGTTTAAGAAGGAATGGTATGCCGGCGCGCCCTTCCTGCACACGGTATTTACTCCGGCGGCGGGGCGGGAATGGATCGAACCCGATCCGTCCGGGCGAACCCCTACCATTTTCGGGCGGTTTCATGGGAAACTGATGCGCGAGACCCTGCTCGCGATGATGCTTTATTTCAACCGCCGAGTAGCGGAAACACTCCAGAACCAGACGGACAGGAAATGGGAGCGGGATGCATACTCGGATACCCATTCTCTCACCCGCCAGACCGTGCTGATTATCGGGTACGGGAATATCGGCAGGGAATGCGCGAAAGTCCTCAAGGCGCTGGGCGCGAAGGTGATCGGGGTCAAGCGCGACCTGTCCAAGGGGACGAACGATAATATCGCCGATTCGGTGATAACGTTCGATAATATCGCACCCGCCCTTCGCGAGGCGGATCATGTGGCGCTGATATTGCCTGGGGGACGGGAGACCGACGGTATTATCAACCGGTCGCATCTTGAGAATATGAAAAAAACGGCTTATATCTATAATATGGGACGCGGAAATTGCATCGGGGAGGACGACATCGTATGGGCGGTGACCTATTCTAAGATCGCGGGCTTCTGGCTCGACGTGTTCGATAAGGAGCCGTTACCGCTGACGTCGAAACTGTGGCGTTTCCCGAATGTGGTCATCACCCCGCACTCCTCCGCGTTCAACGCGGAATACCTCGACCTTTACTTCGACGAACTCATCCAAATCATTAAATACCTGGAAACCAAACGAGGAGCCTGAGAACATGAGCGTATTCGAAATCGGAATGCTGGTCGGGTTCGGGAGCGCGTGGCCCGTATCGATCTATAAATCGCTGCGCGCGCGGACATGCAAGGGGAAATCCCTGCCGTTCCTCATCATCGTATTCCTCGGTTACATCAGCGGGATTATCCATAAGGCGCTCTACAGCTTCGACGCGGTGATCGGGTTCTATATCCTGAACGCGGTCATGGTGCTGATCGACATCGGGCTGTACTTCAGGAACCGGGAGTTGGATCGAAAGAACGGGGTATCGTAAATAAAAACCGCGTGAGGGCATGTAGACGAACTGGTTTTGGTTCTGCTTCCGCTCTTTTTATTGATGAACCTAGAATGGTGGTTTTAGCCAACAAATATGGATTTGCCGTTCTGCATGAAAATGATCCCGAGCATTTTCATATAAAATATATAAGTAATGATAACATTAATTATTATTATGATGTAACTAAAGCTGTTCCCTATTTTCCAAATTTCTCATGGTAGGAGGCAAATATGAAAATGATAAAATATGTAATTCTATTAACGGTAGTTTTTTCTTTCCAGAATTTATATGCGGTAAAACCCTACAGCGAACAGGCGAGTAATTTTTCCGCGGCGGTTTCAGTGACAGTCATTCCGAATACGAATTTTACCGAGTATAAATATGAAATTCTATATTCTCAAAACAACTTGAGAGATTTAGCTATCATCAGTTTTATTTTTCCGCCTCAGGTTTTAGAGGATACTTTTTTAAATGCCGATGGTTTGGCGGAAGACGGAGTAAAATGGAAAGGTTTTTATGTAAATTTTGGAAATTTATCCGCAATTTCTTTTGAATCTAAAGGCGGAACTCTTTCACGAGAGTGGATAAATTCGAATATGATTTTACAGAAAAAAACTACGGATTTAAAACCGGGACAAAAACTTACGATTTCCTTAATAACAAAGGAAACGGAGACAATCCCGGGTATAATCAATCTCCAAGGTTATAGTAGAGTTGCGACATGGGTATTCAATACGAAAAAAGACGGATATCCCGACGCGAGTTATGATGACGGTTTTCATCCCAAGATATTCAAAGTCGTCGGGCCGGTGCTGAAACCCGACGGGAATACCGGGATGATCGACAAATTGATCGAGATGACGACCGGCGCGTATAGCCTGAAGTGGATATCCAAATTAGACGTGTATCAGGGTTTGATGGATAAACTGAACGCCGCAAAACAGCAGATACTGCTGGGGCAATCGAAGTATCATACAGCGTGGAATATCCTCGAAGCGTATAAACATCTCCTGAACGCCCAACGGTGGAAGGCGATAACCGAGCCGTGCTTCCAGATGCTGTACTTCAATGCGGATTTGCTGATAAGCAAACTGAAATAACCCAATGTGAAATAGAGTTTATTTAATGTTCATATATGAGCAATGACAAAAGCAGTTCGTCAACACACCCCTGAGCGGGGCTATGATTTCTATTTTTTCAGGTGATGGTCGCCGATATCATCGGCTTTCGTCAGCGTCCATTTCCCGCCCTTTACCTCATAGGTGTAGATAAAGTCGTAGTTATGCAGCGCGGGCATGATATAACGCGCGTAGACGGTCGCTGTATTCTGCACGAGTTTCACATAGAACCGCGCGGTGGGCGGGTTCTGGATATCTCCCTTAGTCGTGCCCTTCGATATATCGGAAATATCCGACGCGGGCAGCGGGACGATATCGGTAAAGTATATCCTCCATCCGTATAACGGTTTGCCGGATACCAGCATATTGAACTGCGAGGCGTAACCGGTCACCCCGACCTCGAGCACGACCCCCAACATGTCGCCGGTGGACGGGTAGGTGTTCGTAATGATATAGATGAATGTCTCGCGGACGTCGCTGAAAATGGAATTATATAAATTATAATCCGGGCAGTTGCTCTCGTCATAGGGGCGATAGGTATAGGTGTATTTGACAGTTTCCTGGCAGGCGCTTACTCCGAGAAACAAAATGAGCGCAAGCGGAGCCATTCTCCATATCGATTTCATAGCACTCTCCTTCGATTGATTTATGGGCGGTTCAAAAATCTATTGACATTTTTAACATTAATAATGATATATCTTTACAATACGCCCAATGGTCACTTCCTTGTCCTCTTTTCCTTCATGTATCATTGTAGAAAAGAGGGCTTGCCGACTTGAAAAGGAGGTTTTTGAAGTGACCTAATAATAGTATACATCAAAACCTTTTATTTGACAAATTACTCGGAAAAAATTATAATCTTTGCCTATGTGATAATGATTGATAAAACACGCCGCTTTAGCTCAATGGTAGAGCAGCTGACTTGTAATCAGCAGGTTGAGGGTTCAAGTCCCTCAGGCGGCTATGCACTCAAGGGCGAAGCAATTCGCCCTTTTTTATTGAGGAGGCCACTGTGAAAATCGCTCTTTTATTTCTGCCGGTTCTCTTTTTGCTATCCTGCGGGACTGCGCCGTCGAATAAGACATTCCCGGTACCGGAGGATTATCCCCCGGTCACGAATACGGGCACTGCCTATTATATCGACAGCGCCGCCGGTAACGATACCAACGACGGGCTGACCGCGGGGTCGGCGTGGCGGACGGTCGCGAAGGCGAATGCCCATACGTATGCGTCTGGCGACAGTATCTTGTTCGCATGCGGCGGGGTATGGCGCGAACGGATTATCCCGCAATCGGGCGCGAAGGACGGATGGCTGGTGTATGGGTCATACGGAAGCGGGGCGAAGCCGCTCTTCATCGGGTCGGTAGAGTTGAATACGACGAACGATTGGATATGGGTCAGCAACCAGATATGGAAATCGCCGCTTACGTTCGGTGAGGACGCGGGGAACCTGATATTCGATAACGAATCGTCCTGCGGGGTGAAAAAGTGGACTTACGCCGAGTTGAGCGCGCAGGGGGATTTTTACTATGACAAGTCCGGCGACACCCTGTATATGGTTTCGTCGACCAATCCCGCGGCGGTCTATTCGGATATCGAATGCGCGTTAGGACAGCATATGATCTATCGGTTCAATCCCACCTATCCGCATATGGGGGCGCACGGTATCTCCAACGTTATCTTCTCCGGGCTGGCATTCCGTTACGGCGGGGCGGCCGCGTTGAGGTTCCAGGGGGTGCATCATATTTATATCGAGGACTGCGATATCGCGTGGATGGGCGGAGCGGAGGTCGACGGCCAACCGCAGACCCGTTACGGTAACGCCGTCGATTTTTTCGGTATCGCGTACTATTGTAAAGCGTCCGGCAATAAAATGTCACAGATATACGACTCCGGGATATCATACCAGGCAATCAGCAGCCCCGCCGAGGGAATCGGCCTGACGTTTATCAGCAATACTATCGAAAAATGCGGATACGCGGGGTATGAACTCTGGATTACGACACCGGAAGGGATAATGAACGGCATCGATTTCTCGTACAATATCCTTTCCAATATGGGCGGGGGATGGGGCGGTTTGGCCGACCAACGGAAGCCCGGCGCGAACTGGGGGTTCGGCTATCTCCTCGACAGTACGCCCGGACAGGCAATTGGTATAAAAATCTGCAATAACGAAATATTCGGGACTAACGCCGCGATGTTCGCGCTGAGCAGTTATTTCACCGGATTCGCCGGGGTTTCAATCGACTCGAACAGTTATGACAGCCTGTCGAATAACACCCTTTTTGTGAAATTTACCCCGTCCGGCGGGAGTGTTACGATAGTCACGCAATTCCTGATGACGGAAAGCGCCGCGTACCGGAATTATACCGGAAAGGATACCCACTCGGTGTTCGCGGCATACTAAAAATAATCAATTTCCGCTTGCGTGTTTTTCCTTCCCGGGTGTATAATGTCCTGATCGGGTGAGCGTTTTTATCCGTTCAGGAGGCGTGTATGAAAAAATGGGGAGCGTATCTTTTTGTATCGGCATCACTTATACTCTTTTCGTTCATTAACGTTCTTCATGCGGACGACCCCAAGGGGCTGATTAAAGAGGGCAGTGTCGCGGAGGGGAAATCCCCGAATGCCGATGCAGGGGAAGACCTTCTCGCATACGGGAAAAGCGACCTATCGAAATATCTCTATCTGGTCGAGCCCGCGGACGACGAGATGCCGTCCTCCGACCTCCAACCGCTCGAGGATACCGGCAAGGTCTCCTACCTCATCAAGGAAATCCAGAAAAGCGAAGTGATTAAGGAATCCTTCGAGTTATTCGCTTATTCGGCGCAGGTATCGTCCAAGCCGAACAAGATATTTTATCTTGCCATGTGCGAGAAGGATTCGCCTGTGGGCGTCCCGTTTGTCCAGCACTATACGGGAAAATATTCGTTTAAGCTAAACGGGAAAAAAACGCAGGGCTCGATATTTTTCCTGCCTATCCATCAGGAGTACGGCGATAAGGAATCGATAAAAACGGGAGCGTTCCAGACGGGGTTTATCCATGAGCTCGCGCATATCATGCTTGCGAATCTGGTGCCGGACTTCCCCCAACGCGAGGTGCAATCCGAGGGAGTCACGTCGATAACCGACCCCAATGTGGCGTTCGACGAGGGATTTGCCGAACTGTTCGAGATTTTCTTCATGCTTCGGATGCCGCAGTACAAGTCCGGGCATTTCCTCGAAAATATCCCGTTCTGGCATCAGGTGGAGTTCGGGTACTTCCGCGGTTTCGGCGTGATGAACAATCTGTTCGTGTGGGACGAGTGGGGGAGTAAGACGCTCAAGAAGATCGATACGCAGGGGATCGATATCCTGCTGAAGGGCAAACTCCTGCCGATGAAAAAGCTCCGCACTCAGGACGATATGCTCGCCTGCGAGGGCGTGGTCGTGCGGGTGCTCCTCGATATCATTAAGGCGCAGATCGAGACCGACACCGGGAAAACGATCGATATCCAGACTTACAATCAATGGGATAAAATCAGCGCGGCGTTCCAGCGTCTGATGAAAACGATCGCGAAATATAAAGTGACCGGCTTGCAGGAATTATGGACGGCGATCGCGAAAGACCCGTCGTTCGCGAAGTATCGCGAGGCGGTCTGGCGGGCGTATCTCGAGGATTCCTACTACGCGTTCGGTTCGGCCGATTACGCGAAGATGTACCAGAAGTACAGCGCGAAAAAGATTTCCGCGAAGGAATACCAGAAATGGAAGGACGAGATATTCGCGCAGAATATGGCGAATGTGAAAGGGAAATAATGAAAGAGGGGGAGCGTTCACGTTCCCCCTCGTATTTTATCAGTCCTATTTTTTCACATCGGCGAATTTTTTCGCCATCAGTATCATCAACGCTTCGGAGTCCTTCTGTGTGAGCAGGGTGGGATTTTTCAGGTCGGCGAACATCCCCTTGATACCGGTAATTTTCTCATAACGTTTCAGTTCGTCGAAAAGTTCTTTGAAATGAAAATCGATTTCCCACCGGTCTTCAGCGCCCCAAATCCCGTTCGCGCTTCCGAGGGCAAGTTTAAATAAGAAAGTATCGGCATCGAAATAGAGTTTTTTCATTTTTTCCTGAAACACTTCGTCAGGATATCCCATTGAAAGGATTTCCGTAAAACGGATTGCGTAGTCCAGTCGGGTTTGGTAAGCGTTGATTATTGCGCATTCGTCGCTGACGGCTTGGATGAGTTTATTCACCTGTCCGATCCCGTAGTTCATACTCATCTCCGACGGCAATAATTCGTTACCGAGCTTGGTGAACGCTTCGGGGTTGAATTTATCCGCGGACAGGATGATTTTATAGGTTGGATCGGATGGACTAAGCGTGACCGGGTACTCCCGCGTGTATTCACCCGTGTCGGGATTAAAGAACACAGGGTATTGGTTGAATCCCGCGAATTTAACGGTGCTAGCACATTTATCGAGGAGTTTTTGAATTCTCTTTAATAACTGCTCGGCGGCATTTGGATTATCCACACCCTGCTTTAAGAAATTCCATGATACATCCAAATCATGATGAATATCGGTCAGGATCAGTCGTGCGTTTTCCAGCATCGCGTTCATATCCTCAAGGTTTTGGATGATTTTTGCATATACCTCGGGAGAAAAATCCTTCACCGATGGGACTGTGTTTGCGTGCGACGATGCATTAATTGCCGTTAATAATAAAACAATCCCCATCGAAAAAATGAGTCTTCGCATCGCTTCCTCCTTACCGTGAAAATCCGGTTATTTTTTCACACCGGCGAATTTTTTCGCCATCAGTATCATCAATGCTTCGGAGTCCTTCTGGGTGAGCAGGTTGGGATTTTTCAGGTCGCTGAACATCCCCTTGATGCCGGTGATTTTCTCGTAACGTTTCAGTTCGTCGAATAGCTGGTCGAACTCCATCTGGATTTGCTTACGGTCGTCCGAACAGTATATTCCGCTCGCGCTCTGGACAGCCAATGTGAACAGGCGGGTGTCGAGATCGAGGTTGAGCTTGATAAGGTAATTTTCTAATGAACCCGCCGTAGCGTCGTTGGCGAGGATATTCGCGAAACGGGCGGCATATTCCATCCGGGACTGGTATGCCCCGAGTTTCGCCGCTTCCATATTGACGGCGGTAAGAAGTTCGTCAACCTTTGCTATCCCGTCGGTCATACTCTGCGGGGTGGGTTTTAGGCTATCGGTGAATTTTTTCAGCGCGGCGGCATTGAATTTCTCGGACGATATCGTGACTTTAAACGTAGTTTCCGAGGGGTTCAGAGTCACCGGATAAACATGGAAGCTCTCGCCCGTCTCGGGATTATCGAAGACCTTTAACCCGTTAAACCGGGCGTGTTCGAGGATCAGTTCGCATTCGCCGATGCATTCGTTAACCTGCTTTATCAAATCCCAGCGGTCGCCTTCATCGTAGATACCGTTCGCCCCGCGTACCATAAGCTCGCGGATTTTGCATAGAACTTCACGGTACTGGCTCAAATATCCCTGCGCGGTGTCGAGAAGCCACCCGGTGTCCTGGATATTTTTGACAATCCGTGTCATCACCTCGGGCGAGAACGGGACGACGCTCTGGCTCGCGGATACAGGCGCGGACGCCGCGAGGATAACCGCCGATAAAACAGCCCCCATGATAAACCCTAACTTCTTCATAATTCCTCCATATGAAAAATGATACGTCCCTTCAATTTTCGGAAGATACAAAGAAATAATAAGCGATAATGGCGGTAAATCATTTAAAATAGATATTACAATTGGCGGGTGTTTTCCTCAATCATTGCTTCAATTACTTGCGCGGCGGAACCGACATATTCGCGGCATCTATCGGCCATTCCTTCCGATTTAAAACGAGTCTGTCCCTCGGGCGTCAGGAGTTCGCACCCGTCGAGAAGCGACTTACAGTTGACGGTACCGTGCTTCGCGCTGAATTTATCCATAAACTCCCTAACTTTAGCGTAGGTAATATCCTGCTGAGGCCGCCCGTCGTTTTCCCCTCTGCCGTAAAGCATGCCGAGCACGAGGATTCCCCCCGAAACCGCCCCGCAGACTTCCTGCATCCGGCCCATACCGGCTCCGAACCCGGTCGCGAGTCTTAACGCTGTATCGGCGGGAATTTGCAGCCGGTCGGCGAAGCTGAAAAAGACGGACTGCGCGCAGTTATACCCTTCTTTAAACTGATTGACTGCGGTTTCGGAATTTCCCATGACCGGACTCCTTTAGGATGATGATTGCGATTCCCCGGGGTTTTTCAGCCCGGCCTTCCGTAGGTGTGAGTACTTCTTGATCTTCGCTTCGAGCTTGAGGGTGTCGCCCCAGTTCTCTCCGGTGGGCTCTGTATAATGCAGTTCGACCGGGAGACGCATGCGGGTATACTTCGCGGCGCGCCCGGCGTTATGCTCGGCGAGCCTCCGTTCGATATCTTTTGTCGCGCCGGTATAGAATGTCCCGTCGGCGCACCGGAGAATATATACGCAGAACAAATCAGCCCCGTTCGACCGCTTTTTCCACCACGTCGATGAACGTCTTGAGCGCCTTGATTCTCGCGTAGTACTTGCAGTTCGCCTCGAGCACCGTCCACGGCGCGTTATCGGTCGACGTGCGGTAGATCATCTCGTCTACGGCGATTTTATACTTATCCCATTTCTCGCGGTTCCGCCAGTCCTCTTCGGTAATCTTCCATTGCTTGTAGGGGGTTTTCTGACGTTCCTCGAAACGCGCGAGCTGTTCCTCGGGGCTGATGTGGAGCCAGAACTTCAGGAGCACCGCGCCGAAGTCGGTCATATGATGCTCGGCTTCGCTTATCTCACGATAGGCGCGCTTCCAGTCGTTATCGGAGCAGAACCCCTCGATACGCTCGACCAGCACCCTGCCGTACCATGTCCGGTCGAAGATGGAGATATGCCCCGCCTTGGGGATAGCGTTCCAGAAGCGCCACAGGTAGTGGTGCGCGAGCTCCTCCGCGGAGGGCGCGGCGACCGGGATCACCTCGTACCCGCGGGGGTCCATATTCTGCGTGAGCCTGCGGATATTCCCGCCCTTCCCGGCGGCATCCCATCCCTCGTACATCACGATCACCGGGATACGCTTTTCGTATATCTCATGCTCGAGGTCGCGGATTTTTTTCTGGTACTTCTTCAGCAGGCCGGAGTATTCCTCTTTTTCCAGAGTTTCCGTAAGATCGGCCTCGTCGAGCGCGGAGGTCTTTAACGGGCCGAGGATAATCTCCGGCGCGGGGCGTTTCTTATGCTCGTGGGCGTGGATATCGTCTATACGCTTCTGCAGGACGTCGATCACCGTGTTGTACACCTTCGCGGTGGCGTGACGCTGATCCTCCGCCTCGATCACCGTCCACGACGCCGACGCGGTATCGGTGCTTTCGATCATCTCGTCCGCCGCCTCGAAATAACGGTCGTACTGTTTATGGGTGCGCCAGTCTTCCTTAGTGACTTTCCACTTGGTGGAGGAATTGCGCTCGAGCTTCTCGAAACGCTTCTTCTGAGTGGATTTAGAGATATGCAGGAAAAACTTGATGATGACATACCCGTCGTCGGCGAGCATCCGTTCGAACGAATTGATGTCGCGGATGGAGGCTTTCGCGGTATCCTTGCCGATCAGCTTATCGACCCGTTCGACTAAAAGCCGTCCGTACCATGAACGGTCGAAGATCGCGATACGCCCTTTGGCGGGAATTTTCGTCCAGAAGCGCCACAGGAATGGACGGTAACGCTCCTCCTCGTTGGGGGCGGATGTGGGGTTTACCCTGAACCCGCGCGGGTCGAGCGGCATAATCAGTTGATTGATCAGCGTGCCCTTTCCGGCGGCGTCCCATCCCTCGAACAGGACGATGACCGGGATATTCAGGTCTTTCGCCTCGCGCTGGAGTCCGGCGAGCTTAATCGCCATCTCCGGCATCATTTCACGGTACTCGTCTTTCCCGAGTTCCTTCGATAAATCGATATTTTCCAGCATTGTTCCGCCTTTCTTCTATTTAGTTTTGTAAATAATGATCTATCCATTTCTTTAATGCTTTTTGAATATTTATTCTAAGCTTAAAAATGTTTAAACCAAAAGTGATTTCATAAAGTAAAAGAAAAAATCCTGAAATAAAGTTTAACCAAAAACCTAAATTGAAGCTATTTTTTTCTAAATTAGGAATAATACTAAAAATTAATTGAATTACCAGCGCGGCTAAAAACACAGAAAATATCACCCATGAAATAAAACCTGAAAAGCGCAATGCAAGTTTATTCGCGTTTTTTATAATCCTTTCACTTTTTTCATTCTTTTCTTTAGTTACCTTTGATATTTTTTTTATATATTGATTAAAAACATCTTCATCACCACTATTAGGATTTTCATACTTAATTTTATTTAACTCATAGGGTAATACTAAATTGCTAAAAACATTATCAAGTATATTTTCTTCAGAAGGTTGTAAATCTATATAATGCTTAACAAAATCATAGAATTTATTTAAGTAATCGTATTCAAGAAAATTTGATGCTTGAAAAGCGGCAAGAACCTGTTTGATTGGGACATCACCAGTTATTGTAGGATTATATGACCATAAAATGTTTGTTACTAATCTATCTAACATTACCTCAGGAATAGTTTTATTATAAATATGGTTCTTATTATTAAATTTAAAAAGAGTATTATCACTAGTTAAATAGAATAATTTACAATCCGAAAAATTTGTAAAATTTTTCATTCGTTTTTCTTTTATATACTTTATTACTTTTACTGAAAGAGCAGAATGGAAACCATAGTTTTCTTTAATTGTATCAGTAATAGACTCATAAAATGTTTTAAAATCTGGTATATCAATTGCTTTTTCATCTATACATTTTTCAATAATTCTTTTTTTTATATCGTCAACTAGTTCATTTGGATTTTTATATTCAAGAAAGTCAGATTCAAAAAGTAAATCATCCTTAATAAGATCTTTATTTTTTGCTAATATTTTACAATAGTAATCTTTATAAATCTTAACACGAGTTAAGGCGTTTTCTAAACTTTCAAATTCCCCTACAGTTTCTAATATACTTGAAGATACGACTTCGATTCCTAATTTTTTTAATTTTTCATTCAATTCATCAATAAATTCATCAAGTAATGCAAATGATTTGAAATTTCGTAATATTGATCCTTCTAAACCATCAATATTATTAAAATCATCATAATAGTTTTGTTCGTATTTATTTTCTAACATCTTTTTTCGAATATAAATTAATTTACTTCTAAGTTCATTATAATTCTGTTCAAAAATAAAAAATTTAAACTTATGCTTCTTCATTATTTCAAATAATTCTTTTGCTGCTGAATTAAAAAACGGGTTTTGAAGTTCTAGAATTCTAAATAAATAACTTGTATCTAGATAAACTGCTAACGAATTTTGGAGCTGGGTGTTTTCTCGATGTGTATTTATTAGATTTAATAAAAGTCCACCGAAGAATATATTTTTAAATATCGTAAATAGATGATCATTATTATTCCTTATATCGATAATATACTGAACTAGTTCATGAAAAACTGGATTAAAAACCGCATTTGCGGGAATATCCTGTAATAAATTAAAATACTTTATACTATACAATACGAAATCGTTTATTAGTTTAAGAACTTCTTCATCTTGTATCTCTTGGCTAGAGTAATTATTTTTATAGAAAATAATAAATTCATTTAAATCTCTTTTACTTTTTTCATAATACTTTATGTATTCTTCATTTTGACTTTTCATATCACGTTGAATGATTATGTCTTCTCCTTTAAT comes from the Brevinematales bacterium genome and includes:
- a CDS encoding GIY-YIG nuclease family protein, giving the protein MTRRGRCSRRTASTTRESRRSRRSSTWWKKRSNGADLFCVYILRCADGTFYTGATKDIERRLAEHNAGRAAKYTRMRLPVELHYTEPTGENWGDTLKLEAKIKKYSHLRKAGLKNPGESQSSS
- a CDS encoding phosphate--AMP phosphotransferase yields the protein MLENIDLSKELGKDEYREMMPEMAIKLAGLQREAKDLNIPVIVLFEGWDAAGKGTLINQLIMPLDPRGFRVNPTSAPNEEERYRPFLWRFWTKIPAKGRIAIFDRSWYGRLLVERVDKLIGKDTAKASIRDINSFERMLADDGYVIIKFFLHISKSTQKKRFEKLERNSSTKWKVTKEDWRTHKQYDRYFEAADEMIESTDTASASWTVIEAEDQRHATAKVYNTVIDVLQKRIDDIHAHEHKKRPAPEIILGPLKTSALDEADLTETLEKEEYSGLLKKYQKKIRDLEHEIYEKRIPVIVMYEGWDAAGKGGNIRRLTQNMDPRGYEVIPVAAPSAEELAHHYLWRFWNAIPKAGHISIFDRTWYGRVLVERIEGFCSDNDWKRAYREISEAEHHMTDFGAVLLKFWLHISPEEQLARFEERQKTPYKQWKITEEDWRNREKWDKYKIAVDEMIYRTSTDNAPWTVLEANCKYYARIKALKTFIDVVEKAVERG
- a CDS encoding D-2-hydroxyacid dehydrogenase, which produces MHTREIAVYLTTDIRACTVREEQIFRIRNAFPDFNVTLCASVDDFVTHVHNADYAVTWEFKKEWYAGAPFLHTVFTPAAGREWIEPDPSGRTPTIFGRFHGKLMRETLLAMMLYFNRRVAETLQNQTDRKWERDAYSDTHSLTRQTVLIIGYGNIGRECAKVLKALGAKVIGVKRDLSKGTNDNIADSVITFDNIAPALREADHVALILPGGRETDGIINRSHLENMKKTAYIYNMGRGNCIGEDDIVWAVTYSKIAGFWLDVFDKEPLPLTSKLWRFPNVVITPHSSAFNAEYLDLYFDELIQIIKYLETKRGA
- a CDS encoding C_GCAxxG_C_C family protein codes for the protein MGNSETAVNQFKEGYNCAQSVFFSFADRLQIPADTALRLATGFGAGMGRMQEVCGAVSGGILVLGMLYGRGENDGRPQQDITYAKVREFMDKFSAKHGTVNCKSLLDGCELLTPEGQTRFKSEGMADRCREYVGSAAQVIEAMIEENTRQL